In the genome of Miscanthus floridulus cultivar M001 unplaced genomic scaffold, ASM1932011v1 fs_815_5_6, whole genome shotgun sequence, the window TATAGTGATAGTAATAGTAGTAATAGATGGACTCACGCTGTTACTGATGGAATCTGTGTAAGCACTGACCCCGGCAGTCATGGAGGCAGCCTGCTCTGCCCCAAGAACTCCATAGccactctgctgctgctgctcattgGCCATCGCGACCTCTGAAGGCACCAGGTACTCGCTTCCCTCCTTCTCTTCAAATTCCTtttgcagcagcagctgctgctgttgctgttcTTGCATCCCGTACTGTTTTGGGTTGCTGTTGATGTGGTTGTCACAGTAGGAATTGTACCCGACGAGATCGAAGTACTCATCAACATCTGCGTAGAACGTGCTGGTGTTGCTGCTGATGTTGTTGTTGTCGCTGCTGCAATTGCAATTGTTGTTGTCTGAAACTGGGTCCTTGGTGTTGGTGAGCAGCAGCCACGAGTCGACCTCCTCTTCCTTGTCACCCACGGCCACGGCTGTGGCCGCTGCCTCGGCAAACGCAGAAGCAGCCGGGATGGCCGCGACGGGTAGCGGCAGCACGGGCACGCGCTGGTGCCTCCCCGCGAGCGGGTTGGCGGAGTGGACCTGCACGTCGCAGACGGCGCAGAGCGCGGCGGCCTCGGCGCGGCACGCCAGCACGGCGGGCGCGCGCTCGCAGGCCTCGCAGACGCGCACGCGCTCGTGGCGCGACGCCACGTGGTTGGCGGCGTGCACCCGCGCGTCGCACGACGCGCACAGGTACGCCGCGTCGGCGTGGCAGTACACCACGCTGGGCGCCCCGCGGCA includes:
- the LOC136533229 gene encoding zinc finger protein HD1-like, encoding MNYNFGANVVDEEVAGRGGGEGPAWARPCDGCRGAPSVVYCHADAAYLCASCDARVHAANHVASRHERVRVCEACERAPAVLACRAEAAALCAVCDVQVHSANPLAGRHQRVPVLPLPVAAIPAASAFAEAAATAVAVGDKEEEVDSWLLLTNTKDPVSDNNNCNCSSDNNNISSNTSTFYADVDEYFDLVGYNSYCDNHINSNPKQYGMQEQQQQQLLLQKEFEEKEGSEYLVPSEVAMANEQQQQSGYGVLGAEQAASMTAGVSAYTDSISNSISFSSSMEVGIVPDNMAATDMPNSGILLTPAGAISLFSSGPSLQMPFHLTSMDREARVLRYKEKKKSRKFEKTIRYATRKTYAEARPRIKGRFAKRSSDMEIEVDQMFSTAALSSGGSYGTVPWF